One stretch of Nocardioides perillae DNA includes these proteins:
- a CDS encoding protein phosphatase 2C domain-containing protein, translating to MNDAQVQLAFGAATDVGRVRQVNEDAYLVAPPVFVVADGMGGHDGGDVASRTVVEELEALGGSTHDAASGAAAVREALDRAQERVAAWSREHGGGRGRASYAGTTAVLALLVRGDDGPAWLVANLGDSRAYRLLDDRLEQVSVDHSLVQELVDAGTITPEQAAVHPERNVVTRAVGGTERGEVDFFLLPLPAGRLLLCSDGVNGMLDHATLQEVVAAVADPTDCAERVVAAAVEAGGEDNATAVVVDTTTA from the coding sequence GTGAACGACGCGCAGGTCCAGCTCGCCTTCGGCGCCGCCACCGACGTCGGCCGCGTGCGGCAGGTGAACGAGGACGCCTACCTCGTCGCGCCGCCGGTCTTCGTCGTCGCCGACGGCATGGGCGGCCACGACGGCGGCGACGTCGCCAGCCGCACGGTGGTCGAGGAGCTCGAGGCCCTCGGCGGCAGCACGCACGACGCGGCGTCCGGCGCCGCCGCCGTGCGCGAGGCCCTCGACCGCGCCCAGGAGCGCGTCGCGGCCTGGTCGCGCGAGCACGGGGGCGGTCGCGGCCGCGCGTCGTACGCCGGCACGACGGCCGTCCTCGCCCTCCTGGTCCGCGGCGACGACGGGCCCGCGTGGCTGGTCGCCAACCTCGGCGACTCCCGCGCCTACCGGCTGCTCGACGACCGCCTGGAGCAGGTCAGCGTCGACCACTCGCTGGTGCAGGAGCTCGTCGACGCCGGCACGATCACCCCCGAGCAGGCGGCGGTGCACCCCGAGCGCAACGTCGTGACCCGGGCGGTCGGCGGCACCGAGCGCGGCGAGGTCGACTTCTTCCTGCTGCCGCTGCCGGCGGGCCGGCTGCTGCTGTGCTCCGACGGCGTCAACGGCATGCTCGACCACGCCACGCTGCAGGAGGTCGTGGCCGCGGTCGCCGACCCCACCGACTGCGCCGAGCGCGTCGTCGCCGCCGCCGTCGAGGCGGGCGGCGAGGACAACGCCACCGCCGTCGTCGTCGACACCACGACCGCCTGA
- a CDS encoding AMP-binding protein, which translates to MPTPTASYAAGETEPALLEVTIGADLARTVAEHPDGEALVEVASGRRWTWAQLAADVEAVARGLLGWGLAKGDRLGIWAPNCAEWTILQFATARAGVVLVNVNPAYRTHELAYAVQQSGLRVLVAASSFKTSDYRAMVAEVRPQCPGLERVAFLDTDDWAALVAAGADVDPAALAEREASLSPDDPINIQYTSGTTGRPKGATLSHRNILNNGFATTELIRLGPDDRLCIPVPFYHCFGMVMGNLGCSSHGTTMVIPAPGFDPETTLRTIQDERCTGVYGVPTMFIAMQSHPDFASYDLSSLRTGIMAGSVCPVEVMKRCVDDMGMAEVSIAYGMTETSPVSCQTRVDDDLDRRTATIGRVHPHVEIKVVDPATGETVPRGEPGEFCTRGYSVMLGYWDDPEKTAEAVDADGWMHTGDLAIMREDGYCVVVGRIKDMVIRGGENVYPREVEDFLHTHPDVEDVQVVGVPDERYGEELCAWVRLRPGAEPLDAEAVRAFCDGRLAHYKVPRYVLVVDDFPMTVTGKVRKVEMREESAKRLGLATPAS; encoded by the coding sequence ATGCCGACCCCCACCGCGTCGTACGCCGCCGGCGAGACCGAGCCCGCCCTGCTGGAGGTGACCATCGGGGCCGACCTGGCGCGCACGGTCGCGGAGCACCCCGACGGGGAGGCGCTGGTCGAGGTGGCCAGCGGGCGCCGCTGGACCTGGGCGCAACTGGCCGCCGACGTCGAGGCCGTCGCCCGCGGCCTGCTCGGCTGGGGCCTGGCGAAGGGCGACCGGCTCGGGATCTGGGCGCCGAACTGCGCGGAGTGGACGATCCTGCAGTTCGCCACCGCGCGTGCCGGGGTCGTGCTGGTCAACGTGAACCCGGCCTACCGCACCCACGAGCTGGCCTACGCCGTCCAGCAGAGCGGGCTGCGGGTGCTGGTGGCGGCGAGCAGCTTCAAGACCAGCGACTACCGCGCGATGGTCGCCGAGGTGCGGCCGCAGTGCCCGGGTCTGGAGCGCGTCGCCTTCCTCGACACCGACGACTGGGCCGCGCTGGTGGCCGCGGGCGCTGACGTCGACCCGGCCGCGCTGGCCGAGCGCGAGGCGTCGCTGTCGCCCGACGACCCGATCAACATCCAGTACACCTCGGGCACGACCGGGCGACCCAAGGGCGCGACGCTGAGCCACCGCAACATCCTCAACAACGGCTTCGCCACCACGGAGCTGATCCGGCTGGGCCCCGACGACCGGTTGTGCATCCCGGTGCCCTTCTACCACTGCTTCGGCATGGTGATGGGCAACCTCGGCTGCTCCTCGCACGGCACGACGATGGTGATCCCGGCGCCCGGCTTCGACCCCGAGACGACGTTGCGCACCATCCAGGACGAGCGGTGCACGGGGGTCTACGGCGTGCCGACGATGTTCATCGCGATGCAGTCGCACCCCGACTTCGCGTCCTACGACCTGTCCAGCCTGCGCACCGGGATCATGGCCGGGTCGGTCTGCCCGGTCGAGGTGATGAAGCGCTGCGTCGACGACATGGGCATGGCCGAGGTGTCGATCGCCTACGGCATGACCGAGACCTCGCCGGTCTCCTGCCAGACGCGCGTCGACGACGACCTCGACCGGCGCACGGCGACCATCGGCCGGGTGCACCCGCACGTCGAGATCAAGGTCGTCGACCCGGCGACGGGGGAGACCGTGCCGCGCGGCGAGCCGGGGGAGTTCTGCACTCGCGGCTACTCCGTGATGCTCGGCTACTGGGACGACCCCGAGAAGACCGCCGAGGCGGTCGACGCCGACGGCTGGATGCACACCGGCGACCTGGCGATCATGCGCGAGGACGGCTACTGCGTCGTGGTCGGCCGGATCAAGGACATGGTCATCCGGGGCGGGGAGAACGTCTACCCGCGCGAGGTCGAGGACTTCCTGCACACCCACCCCGACGTCGAGGACGTGCAGGTCGTGGGCGTCCCCGACGAGCGGTACGGCGAGGAGCTCTGCGCGTGGGTCCGCCTGCGGCCCGGCGCGGAGCCGCTCGACGCGGAGGCGGTGCGGGCCTTCTGCGACGGCCGGCTCGCCCACTACAAGGTGCCGCGCTACGTGCTGGTCGTCGACGACTTCCCGATGACGGTCACCGGCAAGGTGCGCAAGGTCGAGATGCGCGAGGAGTCCGCGAAGCGCCTCGGCCTCGCGACCCCCGCCTCCTGA
- a CDS encoding fasciclin domain-containing protein, which yields MKIRSLVAAVAAATSLSLTAAAVPAAATDSRAADARAGQRSLVQVLSADGNRFDRNPTDFDVLERAVRAVLAAKPDSPVGLLADGSVRLTAFLPTDRAFRRLVEDLTGRHVAREADVFAAVARTYDADTIEAVLLYHVVPGAPISRSAARSSDGARLTTALEGAGVRVDVRRKGQVFLLDRDPDDLNARISKFNINQGNRQIAHRIDRVLRPLDL from the coding sequence GTGAAGATCCGATCCCTGGTTGCCGCAGTCGCCGCCGCCACCAGCCTGTCCCTGACCGCCGCTGCCGTGCCGGCCGCCGCGACCGACTCGCGCGCCGCCGACGCCCGCGCCGGCCAGCGCAGCCTGGTGCAGGTGCTGTCGGCCGACGGCAACCGCTTCGACCGCAACCCCACCGACTTCGACGTGCTGGAGCGCGCCGTACGTGCCGTGCTGGCCGCCAAGCCCGACAGCCCGGTCGGCCTGCTCGCCGACGGCTCCGTGCGGCTGACCGCCTTCCTGCCGACCGACCGGGCGTTCCGGCGCCTCGTCGAGGACCTCACCGGTCGCCACGTCGCCCGCGAGGCCGACGTGTTCGCCGCGGTCGCGCGCACCTACGACGCCGACACCATCGAGGCGGTGCTGCTCTACCACGTCGTGCCGGGCGCGCCCATCAGCCGCAGCGCGGCGCGCAGCTCCGACGGGGCGCGCCTCACGACGGCGCTCGAGGGCGCAGGCGTGCGCGTCGACGTGCGCCGCAAGGGCCAGGTCTTCCTGCTCGACCGCGACCCCGACGACCTGAACGCCCGCATCTCGAAGTTCAACATCAACCAGGGCAACCGCCAGATCGCGCACCGCATCGACCGGGTGCTGCGACCGCTCGACCTCTGA
- a CDS encoding RNA polymerase sigma factor, giving the protein MPDTAAPESAAPTTGAGPGAAPGAAPVDPPAPTGPGGPPVVAGLADEDAVHAAYVAYGPQLYRFVLRGLGDPGAAQDVVQETFLKAWRSADRYDPELASLRVWLFGIARNTMLDHARAAQVRPWLRELADPATLAGAGEPVADPTEQLVRAWVVEEALRRLPEHHRAALVMTHLQGRPHDEVAAELGIPTGTLRSRVFYGLKALRVAMDEMGVTG; this is encoded by the coding sequence GTGCCGGATACCGCTGCGCCCGAGAGCGCCGCGCCGACGACCGGCGCTGGTCCCGGCGCCGCTCCCGGTGCCGCGCCGGTCGACCCGCCAGCGCCGACCGGCCCCGGCGGGCCCCCCGTCGTGGCGGGCCTCGCCGACGAGGACGCGGTGCACGCGGCCTACGTCGCCTACGGTCCGCAGCTCTACCGCTTCGTGCTGCGCGGGCTCGGCGACCCGGGCGCTGCGCAGGACGTGGTGCAGGAGACCTTCCTCAAGGCGTGGCGCTCAGCCGACCGCTACGACCCCGAGCTCGCCTCGCTGCGGGTGTGGCTCTTCGGCATCGCCCGCAACACGATGCTCGACCACGCGCGGGCCGCGCAGGTGCGGCCGTGGTTGCGCGAGCTGGCCGACCCGGCGACGCTGGCCGGGGCGGGCGAGCCCGTCGCCGACCCGACCGAGCAGCTGGTGCGGGCCTGGGTGGTCGAGGAGGCGCTGCGCCGGTTGCCCGAGCACCACCGGGCGGCGCTCGTGATGACGCACCTGCAGGGCCGCCCCCACGACGAGGTGGCCGCGGAGCTCGGGATCCCGACCGGCACCCTGCGCAGCAGGGTGTTCTACGGCTTGAAGGCGCTGCGCGTCGCCATGGACGAGATGGGGGTGACCGGATGA
- a CDS encoding zf-HC2 domain-containing protein, translating to MSPQEHRRLREELGALALGHLAEAEAAALRAHVDGCAECRAELAELAPVADLLGRVDPARVAAPPHPPADLGARIRAAVAAERAAGEPPATTRGHAAPAATPAATTAATPAATPAVTPAATSAVGDDPDDADRVARPVVRRLGGSAHPAAARGGWARRPALVAAAAALVALGGGVVVGRATAPEPEVPREVVALQEVRDTPVEVAEAVLVPHTWGVEMRMVAAGFAEGRTFRAAFRDARTGRLRPAGAFLGTGAATMVCNLQAAVLREDVSEVVVTDAGGEVVLTAAL from the coding sequence ATGAGCCCGCAGGAGCACCGGAGGCTGCGCGAGGAGCTGGGGGCGCTGGCCCTGGGCCACCTGGCGGAGGCCGAGGCGGCCGCGCTGCGCGCCCACGTCGACGGGTGCGCGGAGTGCCGCGCCGAGCTGGCCGAGCTCGCGCCGGTCGCCGACCTGCTCGGCCGCGTCGACCCGGCGCGGGTCGCGGCGCCGCCGCACCCGCCCGCCGACCTCGGTGCGCGCATCCGCGCCGCCGTCGCCGCCGAGCGCGCGGCGGGGGAGCCGCCCGCGACGACGCGCGGCCACGCCGCCCCCGCAGCCACCCCCGCGGCCACCACGGCGGCCACCCCGGCGGCCACGCCGGCGGTCACGCCGGCGGCCACGTCCGCCGTCGGCGACGACCCCGACGACGCGGACCGCGTCGCGCGCCCCGTCGTACGTCGTCTCGGGGGGTCCGCCCACCCCGCCGCCGCCCGGGGTGGCTGGGCGCGCCGACCCGCGCTGGTCGCCGCGGCCGCCGCCCTGGTGGCGCTCGGCGGCGGGGTGGTGGTCGGCCGCGCCACGGCGCCGGAGCCGGAGGTGCCGCGCGAGGTGGTGGCGCTGCAGGAGGTGCGCGACACCCCGGTGGAGGTCGCCGAGGCGGTGCTGGTGCCGCACACCTGGGGCGTCGAGATGCGGATGGTCGCCGCCGGCTTCGCCGAGGGCCGCACCTTCCGCGCGGCCTTCCGCGACGCCCGCACCGGCCGCCTGCGCCCCGCCGGGGCGTTCCTCGGCACGGGCGCGGCGACGATGGTGTGCAACCTGCAGGCCGCCGTGCTCCGCGAGGACGTCAGCGAGGTCGTCGTGACCGACGCCGGCGGGGAGGTCGTGCTCACCGCCGCGCTGTGA
- a CDS encoding HAD family hydrolase — MSVSTPPGTPAPGPVVGFDLDLTLIDTVPGIAAVLEALARELEVDLPVAELTRRLGPPLDHMLAPHLPPEQVGPAGDRFRALYPDLAVAPTPALPGAHEALAAVRAHGGRTVVVTGKYAPNAQRHLDHLGLDVDVLEGWVWGVGKAEALRREGATVYVGDHVHDVEGARAAGVLSVSVLTGGCTRSELEDAGTDVVLDDLTDFPAWFDEHLLTTRVAALEERLRGLGSVLVAFSGGADSALVLAAAVRVLGADHVVAATGHSDSLPQAERGPAEAFADALGVRLVTPRTHEMDRPAYRANAGDRCFACKAELLDTLVPLAARLGLAAVTTGTNADDLVAGFRPGIRAAAERGAVTPLADAGLTKAQVREVSRRWGLPTWDKPAAACLSSRVAYGVEVTPHGLARVERAEAAVRATLAAASVPVRDLRVRDLGGDRASVEVDAVLLDGPLRSGAGARDAVLAGVREAGFAVADLDPRGFRSGSMNERLPDPERWR, encoded by the coding sequence GTGAGCGTCTCGACCCCGCCCGGCACCCCCGCGCCCGGTCCGGTGGTCGGCTTCGACCTCGACCTCACCCTCATCGACACCGTGCCGGGCATCGCGGCGGTGCTGGAGGCCCTGGCCCGCGAGCTCGAGGTCGACCTGCCGGTCGCCGAGCTGACCCGGCGGCTCGGGCCGCCGCTGGACCACATGCTCGCCCCGCACCTGCCGCCCGAGCAGGTGGGCCCGGCGGGCGACCGGTTCCGCGCGCTCTACCCCGACCTCGCCGTCGCGCCGACGCCCGCGCTGCCGGGCGCCCACGAGGCCCTCGCGGCGGTGCGCGCCCACGGCGGGCGCACGGTCGTCGTCACCGGCAAGTACGCCCCCAACGCGCAGCGCCACCTCGACCACCTCGGCCTCGACGTCGACGTGCTCGAGGGCTGGGTGTGGGGCGTCGGCAAGGCGGAGGCGCTGCGCCGCGAGGGCGCGACCGTCTACGTCGGCGACCACGTCCACGACGTGGAGGGCGCACGCGCGGCCGGCGTGCTGAGCGTCTCGGTGCTGACCGGTGGCTGCACGCGCAGCGAGCTCGAGGACGCCGGCACCGACGTCGTGCTCGACGACCTCACCGACTTCCCCGCGTGGTTCGACGAGCACTTGCTGACCACGCGGGTCGCGGCGCTGGAGGAGCGGCTGCGCGGGCTGGGGTCGGTGCTGGTCGCCTTCTCCGGCGGCGCCGACTCCGCCCTGGTCCTCGCCGCGGCCGTGCGCGTGCTCGGCGCCGACCACGTCGTCGCCGCCACCGGGCACTCCGACTCGCTGCCCCAGGCCGAGCGTGGCCCGGCCGAGGCGTTCGCCGACGCGCTCGGCGTGCGCCTGGTCACGCCGCGCACCCACGAGATGGACCGGCCGGCCTACCGCGCGAACGCCGGCGACCGCTGCTTCGCCTGCAAGGCCGAGCTGCTCGACACCCTGGTGCCGCTCGCCGCCCGGCTGGGCCTGGCCGCGGTGACCACCGGCACCAACGCCGACGACCTCGTCGCGGGCTTCCGGCCGGGCATCCGGGCCGCGGCCGAGCGCGGCGCGGTGACCCCGCTGGCCGACGCGGGCCTGACCAAGGCGCAGGTGCGCGAGGTCTCGCGCCGCTGGGGGCTGCCGACCTGGGACAAGCCGGCGGCCGCCTGCCTGTCCTCGCGGGTGGCGTACGGCGTCGAGGTCACCCCCCACGGGTTGGCCCGGGTCGAGCGGGCCGAGGCGGCCGTGCGCGCCACGCTCGCGGCCGCGTCGGTGCCGGTGCGCGACCTGCGGGTGCGCGACCTCGGCGGTGACCGGGCGAGCGTCGAGGTCGACGCGGTGCTCCTCGACGGGCCGCTGCGCTCGGGCGCCGGGGCGCGCGACGCGGTGCTCGCCGGGGTGCGCGAGGCCGGCTTCGCGGTCGCCGACCTCGACCCCCGCGGCTTCCGCAGCGGGTCGATGAACGAGCGGCTCCCCGACCCCGAGCGGTGGCGGTGA
- a CDS encoding GNAT family N-acetyltransferase: MSDALDPAVLLARAAAWVWVPSDALVRDTADYLLVGYGEWFADPTQCFRLDSERTAADLVDDVLDRARAWGRPWVTFSGLHDHTRPADLEAHLQARGATLVEQYAVLALDLRGSLPDVAPPADVEVREVVDLATRRDLDRVDVAVFGGEALDDDALIAGLERDRRDGLDAPRFVAYRSGSPVGGAGCTLVGDTPGTVDTVRLWGGGVLAPHRGRGVYRALLAHRLRLATARGAEVALVKARVETSAPVLLRTGFSRLGEERCWRLATTGDAASRTPGA; encoded by the coding sequence GTGAGCGACGCCCTCGACCCCGCGGTCCTGCTGGCCAGGGCAGCGGCGTGGGTGTGGGTGCCCTCCGACGCCCTGGTCCGGGACACGGCGGACTACCTCCTCGTGGGCTACGGCGAGTGGTTCGCCGACCCCACGCAGTGCTTCCGGCTTGACTCCGAGCGCACGGCCGCCGACCTCGTCGACGACGTGCTCGACCGGGCACGCGCGTGGGGCCGGCCGTGGGTCACCTTCAGCGGGTTGCACGACCACACGCGCCCGGCCGACCTGGAGGCCCACCTGCAGGCGCGCGGCGCCACCCTCGTCGAGCAGTACGCCGTGCTGGCGCTCGACCTGCGCGGCTCGCTGCCCGACGTGGCCCCGCCGGCCGACGTCGAGGTCCGCGAGGTCGTCGACCTCGCCACGCGCCGCGACCTCGACCGCGTCGACGTGGCCGTCTTCGGCGGTGAGGCGCTCGACGACGACGCCCTGATCGCCGGGCTCGAGCGCGACCGGCGTGACGGGCTCGACGCTCCGCGCTTCGTCGCCTACCGGTCGGGCAGTCCGGTCGGCGGCGCGGGCTGCACGCTGGTCGGCGACACCCCCGGCACCGTCGACACCGTGCGGTTGTGGGGAGGCGGGGTGCTCGCGCCGCACCGCGGCCGCGGGGTCTACCGGGCGCTGCTCGCCCACCGGCTGCGCCTGGCCACCGCCCGCGGCGCCGAGGTCGCCCTGGTGAAGGCGCGGGTGGAGACCTCCGCCCCCGTGCTGCTGCGCACGGGCTTCTCGCGCCTCGGCGAGGAGCGGTGCTGGCGGCTCGCCACCACCGGCGACGCGGCGTCGCGCACGCCGGGCGCGTAG
- a CDS encoding cold shock domain-containing protein: protein MPTGKVKWYDAGKGFGFLSQEDGPDVYVHADALPAGTTELKAGTRVEFGIAQGRRGDQALQVRVLDKPTSVSRNKSRAQRKSPEDMAGIVEDLIRLLDGVGEGYRHGRHPDPRTAAPTAKLLRALADELDLN from the coding sequence GTGCCCACTGGCAAGGTGAAGTGGTACGACGCGGGCAAGGGTTTCGGGTTCCTCTCCCAGGAGGACGGCCCCGACGTCTACGTGCACGCCGACGCGCTCCCGGCCGGCACCACCGAGCTGAAGGCCGGCACGCGCGTGGAGTTCGGCATCGCCCAGGGTCGCCGCGGGGACCAGGCGCTGCAGGTGCGCGTGCTCGACAAGCCGACCTCCGTGTCGCGCAACAAGTCGCGCGCGCAGCGCAAGTCGCCCGAGGACATGGCGGGCATCGTCGAGGACCTCATCCGCCTCCTCGACGGCGTCGGCGAGGGCTACCGCCACGGGCGGCACCCCGACCCCCGCACCGCCGCCCCCACCGCCAAGCTGCTGCGCGCCCTCGCCGACGAGCTCGACCTGAACTGA
- a CDS encoding MFS transporter, with protein sequence MTTWQPGPPDPEPTGGHDRTHGRAHGRAHDRAHDRAHDRADDAGPDTRPDEALDAPTVETPAAGATRRTPWGRGGRGRRGGATRGGASAVGPTVGRTVRSAGRGAATAARVTGRATGRAGRSTVGLARRASHAEGAGETGLSRLLEMHAFGAAGDAAVAISLAGTLFFQVPTGEARGQVTLFLLLTMLPFAIVAPLIGPFLDRFSHGRRWAIGSTMAVRAFLCWVLAGAVVTDSPWLFPAALGVLVASKAYGVTKAAAVPRLLPPSLTLVKANGRTSLAGVVGASVSAPLAGLASTFGPEWSLRFAFLVFTVATVLAILLPARVDSTQGEEPLALMPGPSALVDPGATGVVSDERGEPGRPRGPTRDPGDARGRTGRRRVRLPGLGMPATVAYALRANCGPRWTSGFLTMFMAFLLRENPIAGWSTELLLAVVIGGAGLGNTLGIALASVLKRVDPLTTVALALVADVVFAAFAAAFYGVVTLGLLGLAAGLAQSLAKLSLDSTIQRDVPERVRTSAFARSDTLLQLAWVVGGFVGILMPLMPRLGLGLAAGLVAAWLAFVLATRPDSLRGRQAAYASG encoded by the coding sequence ATGACCACGTGGCAGCCGGGGCCCCCCGACCCGGAGCCCACCGGCGGCCACGACCGCACGCACGGCCGGGCCCACGGCCGGGCCCACGACAGGGCCCACGACAGGGCCCACGACCGGGCCGACGACGCGGGCCCCGACACGCGGCCCGACGAGGCGCTCGACGCGCCGACGGTGGAGACACCGGCGGCCGGCGCCACCCGGCGTACGCCGTGGGGTCGCGGCGGGCGAGGCCGGCGAGGCGGGGCGACGCGCGGCGGGGCGAGCGCGGTCGGGCCCACGGTGGGCCGCACGGTCCGCTCGGCGGGTCGCGGCGCGGCGACGGCGGCGCGGGTGACGGGCCGGGCGACCGGGCGCGCGGGGCGCTCCACCGTCGGGCTGGCGCGGCGCGCGAGCCACGCGGAGGGCGCCGGCGAGACCGGGCTGTCGCGGCTGCTCGAGATGCACGCCTTCGGCGCGGCCGGTGACGCGGCCGTCGCGATCTCGCTGGCCGGCACGCTCTTCTTCCAGGTGCCGACGGGCGAGGCGCGCGGGCAGGTGACTCTCTTCCTGCTGCTCACCATGCTGCCCTTCGCGATCGTGGCGCCGCTGATCGGGCCGTTCCTCGACCGGTTCAGCCACGGTCGGCGCTGGGCCATCGGGTCGACCATGGCCGTGCGGGCCTTCCTGTGCTGGGTCCTGGCGGGAGCGGTCGTCACCGACTCGCCGTGGCTCTTCCCGGCGGCACTGGGGGTGCTGGTGGCCTCGAAGGCATACGGCGTCACCAAGGCCGCCGCCGTCCCCCGACTGCTGCCGCCCTCCCTCACGCTGGTCAAGGCCAACGGCCGCACCTCGCTGGCCGGGGTGGTGGGCGCGTCGGTCTCCGCGCCGCTCGCCGGCCTGGCCTCGACCTTCGGGCCCGAGTGGTCGCTGCGCTTCGCCTTCCTCGTCTTCACCGTCGCCACCGTGCTCGCGATCCTGCTGCCCGCGCGGGTCGACTCCACCCAGGGCGAGGAGCCGCTGGCCCTGATGCCCGGCCCCTCCGCCCTCGTCGACCCGGGCGCGACCGGGGTCGTGTCCGACGAGCGCGGCGAGCCCGGGCGGCCCCGCGGGCCGACGCGCGACCCCGGTGACGCGAGAGGCCGCACCGGTCGCCGGCGGGTGCGGCTGCCGGGGCTGGGCATGCCGGCCACCGTCGCCTACGCGCTGCGCGCCAACTGCGGGCCGCGGTGGACGTCGGGCTTCCTCACGATGTTCATGGCGTTCCTGCTGCGGGAGAACCCGATCGCCGGGTGGTCGACCGAGCTGCTGCTGGCCGTGGTCATCGGCGGCGCCGGCCTGGGCAACACCCTCGGCATCGCCCTGGCCTCGGTGCTCAAGCGGGTCGACCCGCTGACGACCGTCGCCCTCGCGCTGGTCGCCGACGTCGTCTTCGCGGCCTTCGCCGCCGCCTTCTACGGCGTGGTGACCCTCGGCCTCCTCGGCCTCGCGGCGGGGCTCGCGCAGTCGCTGGCCAAGCTGTCGCTGGACTCCACGATCCAGCGCGACGTGCCCGAGCGCGTGCGCACCAGCGCGTTCGCGCGCTCCGACACCCTGCTGCAGCTGGCCTGGGTGGTCGGCGGCTTCGTCGGCATCCTGATGCCGCTCATGCCCCGCCTCGGCCTGGGGCTGGCGGCAGGCCTGGTGGCGGCGTGGCTCGCGTTCGTGCTGGCCACCCGGCCTGACTCGCTGCGCGGTCGGCAGGCGGCGTACGCCTCGGGCTAG
- a CDS encoding DUF3027 domain-containing protein: MIAPARPRPDAATVQAVDAARAALLEQAPAADVGEHLGHVVEDDRVVTHHFACTAAGYRGWRWSVTVARAPRQRHVTVDEVVLVPGEEAITAPAWVPYAERLQPGDLSPGDLLPVADDDPRLVPTFSYGDDPLDADDRAQVRQVAAELYLGRPRTLSREGRDLAAERWHAGDGGPESPLAKAAPAPCTTCGFLVRLAGPLSELFGVCANGNANDDGRVVSFDHGCGAHSEVTLSRQHQPQPLPEPVWDTLTDDLEVVGA; the protein is encoded by the coding sequence GTGATCGCCCCCGCCCGACCCCGCCCCGACGCCGCCACCGTGCAGGCGGTCGACGCCGCGCGGGCCGCGCTGCTCGAGCAGGCGCCCGCGGCCGACGTCGGCGAGCACCTCGGCCACGTGGTGGAGGACGACCGCGTCGTCACGCACCACTTCGCCTGCACCGCCGCCGGCTACCGCGGCTGGCGCTGGTCGGTGACGGTCGCGCGCGCGCCGCGCCAGCGGCACGTCACCGTCGACGAGGTCGTCCTCGTGCCCGGCGAGGAGGCGATCACGGCGCCCGCGTGGGTGCCCTACGCCGAGCGGCTGCAGCCCGGCGACCTCTCGCCCGGCGACCTGCTGCCCGTCGCCGACGACGACCCGCGCCTGGTCCCGACCTTCTCCTACGGCGACGACCCGCTCGACGCCGACGACCGCGCGCAGGTGCGCCAGGTCGCCGCGGAGCTCTACCTCGGCCGCCCGCGCACGCTCTCCCGCGAGGGCCGCGACCTGGCCGCGGAGCGCTGGCACGCCGGCGACGGCGGGCCCGAGTCGCCGCTGGCGAAGGCGGCCCCCGCGCCGTGCACCACCTGCGGCTTCCTCGTGCGTCTCGCCGGGCCGCTCTCCGAGCTCTTCGGGGTCTGCGCCAACGGCAACGCCAACGACGACGGCCGCGTCGTGTCCTTCGACCACGGCTGCGGCGCCCACTCCGAGGTGACGCTCTCACGCCAGCACCAGCCGCAGCCGCTGCCCGAGCCGGTCTGGGACACCCTCACCGACGACCTCGAGGTCGTCGGCGCCTGA
- a CDS encoding class I SAM-dependent methyltransferase, translated as MSRPTRWEQAGDDNGYYAETFAELLASGADVAGEARVADALLPRGARVLDAGSGMGRVAAELQSRGHDVVAVEPDGALVAASRAAYPGLEVVAADLLDVDAARLRALGRPEAFDLVVCVGNVLLLTADGTEQAFLDRVAALLAPGGRVLVGFHLQGAPEIARPYPLAAFREHVAAAGLVVEARFGSYDLRPPREEYAVWVLARAADGSA; from the coding sequence ATGAGCCGCCCCACCCGCTGGGAGCAGGCCGGGGACGACAACGGCTACTACGCCGAGACGTTCGCGGAGCTGCTCGCGTCGGGCGCCGACGTCGCCGGTGAGGCGCGGGTGGCCGACGCCCTGCTCCCCCGGGGCGCCCGGGTGCTCGACGCGGGCTCGGGCATGGGCCGGGTCGCCGCCGAGCTGCAGTCGCGCGGGCACGACGTGGTGGCCGTCGAGCCCGACGGGGCGCTCGTGGCTGCGTCGCGCGCGGCGTACCCGGGTCTCGAGGTCGTCGCCGCCGACCTCCTCGACGTCGACGCGGCGCGGCTGCGCGCGCTGGGACGCCCCGAGGCCTTCGACCTCGTGGTGTGCGTCGGCAACGTGCTGCTTCTCACCGCCGACGGCACCGAGCAGGCCTTCCTCGACCGCGTCGCGGCGCTGCTCGCGCCGGGCGGGCGGGTGCTGGTCGGCTTCCACCTGCAGGGCGCGCCCGAGATCGCGCGGCCCTACCCGCTGGCGGCCTTCCGCGAGCACGTCGCGGCGGCGGGGCTCGTGGTCGAGGCCCGCTTCGGGTCCTACGACCTGCGCCCGCCGCGCGAGGAGTACGCCGTGTGGGTGCTCGCGCGGGCCGCCGACGGGTCGGCCTGA